The following DNA comes from Mesorhizobium sp. B2-1-8.
CTGCATCGAACATCTCAATAGCAAGCTCCGCATTTTTCGCACTGACGATCACGAAACCCGCATCCTCCAAGCCGGATACAATATCCATGCGGACCAGCACGTGATCTTCCACGACCAGAATTGCGCCGTAGGCCTAATTCTTTTGGGATAGCACGCTCTGCCAGATCTGGGCTGACCAGCGTCATGAAGTCGACAAGAGCCGGTGGCTTTCTGAATTGCCGTTTGGTCTCACTGCTCGCTGACCGAGGGTTCTGGGGACCGCCGGTATCTGGGCCTGCGCATCGCCATTGTTGAAGCGACGGAAGACGACCTGCGAGGGGCGGCCGACCAAAAATTGGCTTGCTCCCGAATCCAGGGCCTGTGCGTACACGGCCAGGGCACCATCGACGGCTTCTATGGTTTTCATGACGGCCGCGTCGTCGTGCGTGTAGCTGACGACGAGAGATGGCATGAGGACACCACGCTTGATCGTCTCCTGCAGGAACAGGGAACGGTATGTCTGCGAGGGCTTGCCGTCCTGGTCAAGCGTGGCGTAGGCGAGACAACTGGGACGGCCGACAACTTTGAAGTGCCGATCCACTCCATGGCGTCTGGAAACCTCTGTGATAGCTTCCTTCAATTTCGTTCCCTGACGGTGCAGGTGTTCGATGACGGATTGGTCCCGATAAACCCGCACGGTCGCGATGGCCGCGGCAAGCGCGTGGGTTTCCGCGCCATGCGTGGTCGACAGCAGAAACACGCGGGGGCGATCCGTATGCTCGAGCCCGCCGAGCCGCATATATTCGCGTTTGCCTGCCAGGGCGGAGACCGAAAATCCATTGCCAAGAGCCTTGCCGAATGTCGACAAGTCCGGTTCGATGCCATAGAGCCTTTGTGCTCCCGCTGCATGCCACCTGAACCCGGTGATCATTTCGTCGAGTATGAACAGCGCGCCGTTTTCTCGGCAAAGACGCTGGACATTATGCAGGAAGCCGTCCGCCGGATCGTCGCCTCGGGAAGGTTCCAAGATCAGGGCGGCCACCTTGCCCGGGTGCTTGTCGAACAAATCCTTCACGCTAGCGATGTCGTTGAACCGGAAAGTGAGGGTCAGGTTTCGAACCGCTTCTGGAATTCCTGCATTCATCGGTGTGGTCCCGATGAACCAATCGTCTGTGGAAAAGAAGGGATGGTCGGCGCAGCATGCGACGAGATCACGACCCGTATACGCGCGGGCAAGGCGGACGGCCCCTGAAGTCGCGTCTGATCCGTCCTTGCAGAATTTTACCATCTGGGCGCCGACGAGTTCAAGGAACGTTTCGGCGCAGTCAACTT
Coding sequences within:
- a CDS encoding glutamate-1-semialdehyde 2,1-aminomutase, whose translation is MPEQSLCFRKSGRLQERARELIPGGSHTYAKGADQYPVLAPGFIERGLGCHVWDVDGNQYIEYGMGNRSVGLGHAYPTVLRAVEAALAGGANFTRPARIEVDCAETFLELVGAQMVKFCKDGSDATSGAVRLARAYTGRDLVACCADHPFFSTDDWFIGTTPMNAGIPEAVRNLTLTFRFNDIASVKDLFDKHPGKVAALILEPSRGDDPADGFLHNVQRLCRENGALFILDEMITGFRWHAAGAQRLYGIEPDLSTFGKALGNGFSVSALAGKREYMRLGGLEHTDRPRVFLLSTTHGAETHALAAAIATVRVYRDQSVIEHLHRQGTKLKEAITEVSRRHGVDRHFKVVGRPSCLAYATLDQDGKPSQTYRSLFLQETIKRGVLMPSLVVSYTHDDAAVMKTIEAVDGALAVYAQALDSGASQFLVGRPSQVVFRRFNNGDAQAQIPAVPRTLGQRAVRPNGNSESHRLLSTS